GGCGCTGAGGGACGTCTCCCTCGAGGTGCCCGACGGGGCGGTCGTCGCCGTGCTCGGCGGCAACGGCGCGGGCAAGTCCACGCTGCTGCGGGCGATTTCCCGCACCCTCCGCTTCCACCGGGGCGCCGTGACGAGCGGCTCCGTCCTGCTCGACGGGCGACCGGTGGACCGGCTGAACGCGGCCCGGATGGTGGCGGCCGGAGTGGTCCAAGTCCCCGAAGGGCGGCAGGTGTTCGCACGGATGACGGTGGCCGACAACCTCAGGGCGGGCGCACTCGGCGCGTCCGGGGGGCGCCGCGGGGCCGGCGAGGCGCTGGCCCGGGTGCACACGCTCTTTCCCGTACTGGCCGAACGGGCCCGCCAGCGGGCGGGCCTGCTCTCCGGCGGCGAGCAGCAAATGCTGGCGCTGGGACGGGCGTTGATGGCCCGCCCGCGCGTCCTGCTGCTCGACGAGCCGTCGCTGGGCCTGGCCCCGCTGATGGCGGCGCGGATCGCCGAGGCCGTCCAGGAGATCAACGAGGCGGGCACCTCGGTGCTCCTGGTCGAGCAGAACGCGGCGCTCGCGCTGCGGCTGGCCTCGACGGCGTACGTACTGGAGGTCGGCGAAGTCACGCTCTCCGGCGCCGCCGACGAACTGAGCGCCTCCGACGAGGTCCGCCGCCGCTACCTGGGCGTGGTCGACGAGACGGCCGCCGAGGATGCGGGACGCGCCGAGGCCGCACACCCCGTCCTGCGGAGGTGGTCCGCATGAGCACGCTGACCGTAAAGGACCTGACCGTCCGCTTCGCCGGGCTCACCGCCCTCGACGCGGTCTCCTTCACCGTCGAGCCGGGCAGCGTCCACGCCGTCATCGGGCCCAACGGAGCGGGCAAGTCCACCTGCTTCAACGTCCTGTCCGGGGTCTACCGTGCGACCGCCGGCAGCGTCCGCTTCGGCGGGCAGGAGCTCACCGGGCTCGCCCCGCACCGCATCGCCGCCCTCGGTATCGCCCGTACGTTCCAGAACATCGCCCTGCCACCGCGCGCGACCGTCGCCGAGAGCATGCTCCTCGGCCGTCACCGGCTCACCCGCACCGGCTTCGTCGCCGCCGGGCTGCGGCTGCCGTCCGCCGCCCGTGAGGCGCAGCAACACCTCGACCGCGTACGGGAGATCGCCGCGTTCGTCGGTCTGGAGGGCGACCTGGAGCGGCCCGCCGGATCGCTCCCGTACGGAAAGCAGAAGCTCGTCGAGCTCGCGCGGGCGCTGTGCATGGAGCCCGAACTGCTCCTCCTGGACGAGCCGGTGGCCGGAATGACCGCCGGCGAACGACGCAGTACGGCGGCCGTGGTGGCCGGTGTGCGCGACAGCCTCGGCATATCGATCGTGCTGGTCGAACACGACATGGGGGTGGTGATGCGGCTCGCGGACGCGGTGACCGTACTCGACTTCGGGCGACGGATCGCGGGCGGGTCCCCGGCCGACGTACAGAGCGACCCGGCCGTGATCCGGGCCTACCTGGGGGCCGCGACATGACGACGTTCCTCGAACTCCTCATCAACGGCGTCTCCGTCGGATCGGTCTACGCACTGATCGCGCTCGGCTTCGTCGTGATCTTCAAAGCGACGGAGGTCGTCAACTTCGCGCATGCCTCGCTGCTCCTGGCGGGCGGCTACATCACCGCACGCCTCCACGACGACCTCGGCTTCTGGCCGGCGCTCGCCGTCGGCATCGCAGGGGCAGCGGTGGTCGGCGCGGCCGTGGAATTCCTCGTCATGCGCCGCTACCGGGGCAGCGACCACAGCGTCCTCGCCATCGTGACGATCGGCGTCGACATTCTGCTCACCACCGAACTGACCCGCCGTATCGGCACGGAAGTGCTGACCATGGGCGACCCCTGGGGCGACCGGGTCGTGACCCTCGGCTCGGTGTCGGTGGCCCAGACGCGCATCGCGGCCTTCTGCGCGGCCGCCGTGCTGATCGGCGCCTTCCTGCTGGCGTTCCGCTACACCTCCTGGGGCGTCGCGATGCGCGCCGCGGCGGAGAACCCGCAGACCGCGGCCCTCATGGGGGTCCGCCTCGGCCGGGTCTCGCTGACGGCCTGGGCGGTGGCGGGCGCACTGGCCGCGGTCGCGGCCCTCTTCCTCACGGTCTTCCCGACACCGGGCCTGGAGAGGGCCACGTCCCTCTCCGCCCTCAAGGCGTTCCCCGCGGCGATCCTCGGGGGCCTCGACTCCACGACGGGCGCGCTGGTCGGCGGCCTGGTCGTCGGCGTCACCGAATCCCTGGCAACGGGCTACCAGAGCGACCTGACCTTCCTGGGCCGGGGCATCGGCGACCTCGCCCCGTACCTGGTGATGGTCGCGGTCCTGCTCCTGCGCCCCGCAGGCCTCTTCGGCACGAAGGAGCCGGCCCGTGTCTGACACCTCCTCCAGCACCCCGGACCCGTCCCGCACAGGCAGCCCCGGCCGGGCCCCGGGTCCGGACACCGCCCATGGCGATGGCGCGACCGGCTCCCGCGCCGTGCCGGGCAACTCCGCGCGGGCCCGCGCGGACGGATCGGACACGGGTCCCGAGGCGCCGCGGATCCCGGATCCCGCCCGGTCCCGGGCCGGCGGCCGGTTGCCGCGTCCGCGCGGCACTCGGCGCGCGGACCACGGCCCGGACAGCGGCGCCGGGGCGGAGCCGGGCCATTCGACGGGGGCCGGCGGGGGCCGGGGTCCGGGGGGCGGCGCCGGGCCACGCACCGGCACGGCGGCCCGCGGCCCCCTGCCCACGCTGCGCAGCCCCCGGACGTACGCCTGGATCGTCGGCGGGGTCCTCATGCTCGCGCTGCCCTTCTACCTCGACCGGTTCTGGCTCCAGGCAGGCGTCTTCGCCATGGCCGCCGCCATCGGCGCCATCGGCATCAACCTGCTCACCGGCGCCACCGGGCAGCTCTCCATGGGGCATGCCTTCTTCCTCGCCGTCGGCGCCTACGGCTACTGCTACTTCGCCGGCGACTCCACCGTCGAGAGCGGTCACCGGGTCTCCGGACTCGGGCTGCCCAGCTGGCTCGCCGTCATCCTCGCCGTGCTGCTCGCAGGCGTCGCCGGCGGGATCTTCAGCCCCATCGCCGGGCGGCTGCGCGGTGCGTACCTAGGCATCGCCACCCTCGCGCTGATCTTCATCGGCCAGCATCTGCTCTTCAACGCCCGCGGCCTCACCGGCGGCTTCAACGGACGTGCCGTCCCCCCGCTCTCCCTCTTCGGCTTCACCTTCGACGACCGCGAGACCGTCATCGCCGCCGTCCCCTTCCAGTCCTCCGAGAAGCTCTGGTACGCGGCCCTGATCGCCCTCCTCGCAGGCGCCCTCTTCGCCCGCGGCGTCCTGCGCGGCCGCCCGGGACGGGCCATGAACGCCATCCGTGACCACCGCATCGCGGCCGGAGTCATGGGCGTGCCCGTGGCCCGCTACCGGGCCGCCGTCTTCGTCCTGTCCTCGATGTACGCGGGTCTCGCCGGCGTCCTGCTCGCCCTGATCTTCCAGCGGACCGTGCCGGAGTACTTCGGCATGACCCTCTCCCTGGAGTACCTCGCCATGATCGTCATCGGCGGTCTCGGCACGGTCAGAGGAGCCGTCCTCGGCGCCGCCTTCGTGTCTCTCCTGCCGCAGCTCCTCACCCGCTACAGCGACTCCCTCCCGCTGGTCTCCACGCCCGGCATCGGCGACGGGCTCGCTCCGGGCGAGGCTGCCCGCTATCTGTACGGCGCCGCGATTGTCGCGGTGGTGCTGTTCCTGCCGGGAGGCCTCACCCGTCTCACCATGACCAGGGAGAAGAAATCATGAATCCAAGGCCGAGGATCTGCGCGGCGATAGTGGCCGCGCTCGCCCTCACCATCGGTGCGGCCGGATGCAGCAGCAAGGCCACCAAGGACGACAGCCCGGACAAGAGCTCCGGGGGAGTGAAGACCGGCAACGGGGTGACCGCCACCTCGATCCCCCTCGGCGTACTGACCGACCTCACCGGCGTCTACGCCTCGCTCGGCAAGAGCGTCACCCAGGCCCAGCAGCTCTGGGTGAAGCAGACCAACGACGCGGGCGGCATCTGCAACCGCAAGATCGAACTCACCGTCCGTGACCACAGCTACGACCCGCAGAAGGCGGTCGCCGCGTACACCGAGCTGGAGCCGAAGGTGCTGGGCTTCGTCCAGTTCATCGGCTCCCCGTTCGTCGCCGCCGTCAAGCAGCGCATCGACACCCAGGACAAGGGCCTCGTGCTGCCGCAGGCCTGGTCGGCGTCGCTGCTCGGCAGCCCGTACATCCGGGTCCTCGGGGCGACGTACGACATCGAGACGATCAACGCGGTCGACTATCTGCTCACCCAGAAGCTGATCGCCAAGGGCGACAAGATCGGCCATGTCTACTTCGAGGGCGACTACGGCGAGAACGCCCTGGCCGGGTCCAAGTACGCGGCACAGCAAGCAGGCCTCACGGTCGTCGAGCAGAAGATCAAACCCACCGACAACGACATGTCCGCCCAGGTCGCCGCCCTCAAGCAGGCGGGCGTCAAGGCCATCGTCCTCAGCGCGGGCCCGCGTCAGGCGGCCTCGCTGGTCGGGGTCGCGGCGGCGGTGAAGTTCAACATCCCGATCATCGGCAACAACTCCGCCTTCGCCCCGCAGCTGCTGAAGACCGCGGCGGGCCCGGCCCTGGCCAAGATGTACCTCGTCGCGGCCTCCACGCTCCCCATCGGCTCCACGGAACCGGGCCCCACGAAGCTCGCCAAGGAGTACTCGGCCGCGTACCCCAAGGACGGTCTGGACAACGGTGTGGTCGCCGGCTGGTCGGCCGCGACCGTCTACGGAGAGGCGCTGAAGAAGGCCTGCACCGACAAGAACCTCACCCGCGAAGGCGTCGACAAGGCCCTGCTCACCATCAAGGGCTTCGACAACGGCTTCGGCATCACGCACGACCTCTCGGACCCCAAGGCCCCGTCGACCCGGGAGTCCGTGATCATGAAGCCCGACCTGACGGTCCCCGGCGGCCTGAAGGTCGTCCAGGAGGCCGCGGTCGCCAAGGCGGCCGAGTCCTACACTCCCGGTTCCTGACCGCTCGGAGCACGGAGAAGGGCCCCGGGTGCGACATCCGCACCCGGGGCCCTTCCTCTGTCTTCTACGGCCGCTACGGCCCTACGGCAGCTCCGCCGTCCGCGCCTCGCGCCGGTTCCCGCGGAAGGTGTTCACCCGCCGCGCCGTGGCGAAGAGCGGGATCACCGCGCCCAGCACGACCTGGAGCGCACAGCCGGTCTGCAGGAGCAGCGTGCCGCCCGGGGCGTCGAACGCCCAGGCCGCCAGCAGCCCCATCGCACCCACGATCCAGCTGAGCATCGCCACCGCGAGGATGCCCCGCGGCTTCGGGTACTCGACCCGGCTCACCATCAGCCAGGCGACACCCAGCACGGCGAGCAGCGTCGGCACGAAGGGAAGCTCCAGCAGCACGATGGAGACCACCGTGAGCGCCCCGAAGGGGCTCGGCATGCCCTGGAACATGCCGTCCTTCATCGTCACGCACGAGAAGCGCGCGAGTCTGAGGACGACCGCAAGGAGCACGACCACCGCCGCGACCGCCGCGACCCGCTGGTGGGCGTCGTCCGCGACCATTCCGTACACGAGGACGAAATAGGCCGGGGCGAGCCCGAAGCTGATCAGGTCGGAGAGGTTGTCCAGCTCCGCGCCCATCGGCGAGGACCGCAGCTTGCGGGCCACGAGTCCGTCGCAGAGGTCGAAGATCGCGGCCATCAGCATCAGGATCACGGCGGTCGCGGCGGAGTGCCGCGCCATGCCGGATTCCGAGCTGCCCTGCAGATGCGGGATGAGGATCCCGGTGGTGGTGAAGTACACCGCCATGAATCCGCACGTGGCGTTGCCGAGCGTGAGGGTGTCCGCTATCGACAACCGCATGGAGAGCGGCATGTCCTCGGCGTCGTCCTCGAGCTCGGACTCCGGAACCCAGCCGGCCTGAGTGTCAGGATCAATCACGGTCAATGCGAGTCACCCCCGCGGTGGTGGCCTGGCCGACCTCGACCGCGACCTCGACACCCTCCGGCAGGTAGATGTCGACCCGGGAGCCGAAGCGGATCAGGCCGATCCGCTCGCCCTGCTCGACCTTGGTGCCCTGCGGGATGTAGGGGACGATGCGCCGTGCGACCGCACCGGCGATCTGGATCATCTCGATGTCACCGAGCTCGGTGTCGAAGTGCCAGACGACGCGCTCGTTGTTCTCGCTCTCCTTGTTGAACGCCGGTACGAAACCGCCGGGGACGTGCTCCACGGACGTCACCGTGCCCGCCAGGGGCGCGCGGTTGACGTGGACGTTCAGCGGGCTCATGAAGATCGCGACGCGGGTACGTCCGTCCTTCCACGGCATGATGCTCTGCACCACGCCGTCGGCCGGCGAGATCACCCGGCCCTGGGTGATCTCGCGCTCGGGGTCGCGGAAGAACCAGAGCATGCCCGCCGCGAGCGCGGTGGTGGGCACGGCGACGGCGGCCCAGCGACCGGACTTGCGGGCCCGGGTCAGGCTGAGCGCCGCAGTGGCGACGGTCGGCAGAAGCCACGGCGATGCTCCGCGAGCAAGGCGGCCCTTGAGGACGCCGTCGCGTGGTGCAGAGGTTTGGCTGTGGGGCATGGATGACCTTCGTAGCGGATGATGCCGCGCTGCAACGGGGGACGGCGGCTTTCGGGCGATGTTATCGGTTGCGGGCCACAACTGGGCAAGCCAGGAAGCCCATTCGGCGGCCGGAAGACGATGACTGGGTGTGATCTTCTTCGCGCATAAATCGCCTCAAACCCGACAATTAGCCCTGGAATCGGTACTCTTCGAGGAGTCGCCGCCCAATGATCATTTTCTGGATCTCGGCGGTACCTTCACCGATGAGCAGCATCGGGGCCTCCCGGTAGAGGCGCTCGATCTCGTACTCCTTGGAGAACCCGTAGCCGCCATGGATACGGAAGGCGTCCTCCACGACTTCCTTGCAGTACTCGGAGGCGAGGTACTTCGCCATCCCTGCTTCGAGGTCGTTTCGTTCCCCGGAGTCCTTTTTGCGTGCTGCATTGACCATCATCGCATGAGCGGCTTCCACCTTGGTAGCCATCTCGGCCAGTTTGAACTGGATTGCCTGGTGCTGGGCGATCGGCTTTCCGAAAGTGTGCCGTTGCTGTGCGTAACTGACGCCCAACTCGAAGGCACGCTGTGCGACTCCGCAGCCACGCGCTGCGACGTTGACGCGGCCGACCTCGACGCCGTCCATCATTTGGTAGAAGCCGCGGCCCGTAACGCCACCAAGTACGCGATTGGCCGGAATTCGCAGCCCGTCCATGATCAGCTCGGTGGTGTCGACCCCCTTGTAACCCATCTTGTCGATCTTCCCGGGGATGGTCAGTCCGGGACGGACCTCACCGAAGCCGGACTCCTTCTCGACGAGGAAGGTCGTCATCGACTTGTGGGGCGCCGTGCCCTCGGGGTGTCCTTCGTCACTTCGGCACAGAACGGCCACCAAAGTCGAGGTTCCGCCGTTCGTCAGCCACATTTTCTGGCCATTGAGGACGTACTCGTCCCCGTCCTTGACTCCCTTCGACGTGATGGCCGACACGTCGGATCCGAGCCCCGGCTCGGACATCGAGAACGCCCCGCGCACCTCGCCGGCCGCCATCCGCGGAAGGAAGGTGTCCTTCTGCTCCTGGGTGCCGTGCTGCTTGAGCATGTACGCCACGATGAAGTGGGTGTTGATGATGCCCGAGACGCTCATCCAGCCGCGGGCGATCTCCTCCACGCACAGCGCGTACGTGAGCAGGGACTCGCCCAGGCCCCCGTACTCCTCGGGGATCATCAGCCCGAACAGGCCGAGTTCCTTCAGCCCCTCGACGATCTGCGTCGGGTACTCGTCGCGGTGCTCCAACTCGGTGGCGACAGGGAGGATCTCCTTGTCGACGAAATCACGGACCGTGGCCAGGATTTCCTGCTGGATGTCGGTCAGACCCGCGGTCTGGGCGAGACGCGCCATGGCTACTTCTTCTCCTGGGTCTTGGGCTCCGGGCGGCCCGGCTGCTCGCCGCCCCGCTCCTTGATGTACGTCTCGGTCGGCACCATCACCTTGCGCCGGAACACGCAGACGACGGTGCCGTCCTGCTTGTAGCCCTGGGTCTCCACGTAGACGATCCCGCGGTCGGACTTGGACTTCGACGGGGTCTTGTCGAGGACCTTCGTCTCGCCGTAGATCGTGTCGCCGTGGAAGGTCGGCGCGATGTGCTTCAGCGACTCGACCTCCAGGTTGGCGATCGCCTTGCCGGAGACGTCGGGCACGGACATGCCCAGGAGGAGCGAGTAGACGTAGTTCCCGACGACGACGTTTTTTCCGAAATCTGTCGTCTTCTCCGCATAGTTGGTGTCCATGTGGAGCGGGTGGTGGTTCATGGTGAGAAGACAGAAGAGGTGGTCGTCGTACTCGGTGACCGTCTTTCCCGGCCAGTGCTTGTAGACGTCCCCGACGGTGAACTCTTCGTAGGTGCGGCCGAACTGCATGGTCCTCAGGCCTCCGGGATCTCGAACTTGGAGGTGCGCTGCATGCCCGCGGCGCGGCCCTTGCCGGAGATGACCAGCGCCATCTTGCGGCTGGCCTCGTCGATCATCTCGTCGCCGAGCATCGCCGAGCCCTTCTTGCCGCCCGCCTCGGAGGTGCAGTAGTCGTACGCGTCCAGGATCAGCTCGGCGTGGTCGAAGTCCTCCTGCGAGGGCGAGAAGATCTCGTTCGACGCCTCGACCTGGCCGGGGTGCAGCACCCACTTGCCGTCGAAGCCCAGCGCGGCGGCGCGCTTCGCGACCTCGCGGTAGCCGTCCACGTTGCGGATCTGGAGGTAGGGGCCGTCGATCGCCTGGAGGTCGTTGGCGCGGGCCGCCATGAGGATCTTCATCAGGATGTAGTGGTAGGCGTCCGCACCGTAGCCGGGCGGCTGTTCGCCGACGACGAGGGTCTTCATGTTGATGGACGCCATGAAGTCCGCCGGGCCGAAGATGATGGTCTCCGTACGCGGGGAGGCCTCCGCGATGGCGTTGACGTTGTTGAGGCCGCGTGCGTTCTCGATCTGCGCCTCGATGCCGATCTTCCCGACCTCGAAGCCCATCGTCTTCTCGATCTGGGTGAGCAGGAGGTCGAGCGCGACGACCTGCTGGGCGTCCTGG
The sequence above is drawn from the Streptomyces sp. NBC_01465 genome and encodes:
- a CDS encoding ABC transporter ATP-binding protein yields the protein MASLEVRGLVAGYGPVRALRDVSLEVPDGAVVAVLGGNGAGKSTLLRAISRTLRFHRGAVTSGSVLLDGRPVDRLNAARMVAAGVVQVPEGRQVFARMTVADNLRAGALGASGGRRGAGEALARVHTLFPVLAERARQRAGLLSGGEQQMLALGRALMARPRVLLLDEPSLGLAPLMAARIAEAVQEINEAGTSVLLVEQNAALALRLASTAYVLEVGEVTLSGAADELSASDEVRRRYLGVVDETAAEDAGRAEAAHPVLRRWSA
- a CDS encoding ABC transporter ATP-binding protein, giving the protein MSTLTVKDLTVRFAGLTALDAVSFTVEPGSVHAVIGPNGAGKSTCFNVLSGVYRATAGSVRFGGQELTGLAPHRIAALGIARTFQNIALPPRATVAESMLLGRHRLTRTGFVAAGLRLPSAAREAQQHLDRVREIAAFVGLEGDLERPAGSLPYGKQKLVELARALCMEPELLLLDEPVAGMTAGERRSTAAVVAGVRDSLGISIVLVEHDMGVVMRLADAVTVLDFGRRIAGGSPADVQSDPAVIRAYLGAAT
- a CDS encoding branched-chain amino acid ABC transporter permease: MTTFLELLINGVSVGSVYALIALGFVVIFKATEVVNFAHASLLLAGGYITARLHDDLGFWPALAVGIAGAAVVGAAVEFLVMRRYRGSDHSVLAIVTIGVDILLTTELTRRIGTEVLTMGDPWGDRVVTLGSVSVAQTRIAAFCAAAVLIGAFLLAFRYTSWGVAMRAAAENPQTAALMGVRLGRVSLTAWAVAGALAAVAALFLTVFPTPGLERATSLSALKAFPAAILGGLDSTTGALVGGLVVGVTESLATGYQSDLTFLGRGIGDLAPYLVMVAVLLLRPAGLFGTKEPARV
- a CDS encoding branched-chain amino acid ABC transporter permease, with product MPTLRSPRTYAWIVGGVLMLALPFYLDRFWLQAGVFAMAAAIGAIGINLLTGATGQLSMGHAFFLAVGAYGYCYFAGDSTVESGHRVSGLGLPSWLAVILAVLLAGVAGGIFSPIAGRLRGAYLGIATLALIFIGQHLLFNARGLTGGFNGRAVPPLSLFGFTFDDRETVIAAVPFQSSEKLWYAALIALLAGALFARGVLRGRPGRAMNAIRDHRIAAGVMGVPVARYRAAVFVLSSMYAGLAGVLLALIFQRTVPEYFGMTLSLEYLAMIVIGGLGTVRGAVLGAAFVSLLPQLLTRYSDSLPLVSTPGIGDGLAPGEAARYLYGAAIVAVVLFLPGGLTRLTMTREKKS
- a CDS encoding ABC transporter substrate-binding protein, coding for MNPRPRICAAIVAALALTIGAAGCSSKATKDDSPDKSSGGVKTGNGVTATSIPLGVLTDLTGVYASLGKSVTQAQQLWVKQTNDAGGICNRKIELTVRDHSYDPQKAVAAYTELEPKVLGFVQFIGSPFVAAVKQRIDTQDKGLVLPQAWSASLLGSPYIRVLGATYDIETINAVDYLLTQKLIAKGDKIGHVYFEGDYGENALAGSKYAAQQAGLTVVEQKIKPTDNDMSAQVAALKQAGVKAIVLSAGPRQAASLVGVAAAVKFNIPIIGNNSAFAPQLLKTAAGPALAKMYLVAASTLPIGSTEPGPTKLAKEYSAAYPKDGLDNGVVAGWSAATVYGEALKKACTDKNLTREGVDKALLTIKGFDNGFGITHDLSDPKAPSTRESVIMKPDLTVPGGLKVVQEAAVAKAAESYTPGS
- the pssA gene encoding CDP-diacylglycerol--serine O-phosphatidyltransferase produces the protein MTVIDPDTQAGWVPESELEDDAEDMPLSMRLSIADTLTLGNATCGFMAVYFTTTGILIPHLQGSSESGMARHSAATAVILMLMAAIFDLCDGLVARKLRSSPMGAELDNLSDLISFGLAPAYFVLVYGMVADDAHQRVAAVAAVVVLLAVVLRLARFSCVTMKDGMFQGMPSPFGALTVVSIVLLELPFVPTLLAVLGVAWLMVSRVEYPKPRGILAVAMLSWIVGAMGLLAAWAFDAPGGTLLLQTGCALQVVLGAVIPLFATARRVNTFRGNRREARTAELP
- a CDS encoding phosphatidylserine decarboxylase — translated: MPHSQTSAPRDGVLKGRLARGASPWLLPTVATAALSLTRARKSGRWAAVAVPTTALAAGMLWFFRDPEREITQGRVISPADGVVQSIMPWKDGRTRVAIFMSPLNVHVNRAPLAGTVTSVEHVPGGFVPAFNKESENNERVVWHFDTELGDIEMIQIAGAVARRIVPYIPQGTKVEQGERIGLIRFGSRVDIYLPEGVEVAVEVGQATTAGVTRIDRD
- a CDS encoding acyl-CoA dehydrogenase family protein; the protein is MARLAQTAGLTDIQQEILATVRDFVDKEILPVATELEHRDEYPTQIVEGLKELGLFGLMIPEEYGGLGESLLTYALCVEEIARGWMSVSGIINTHFIVAYMLKQHGTQEQKDTFLPRMAAGEVRGAFSMSEPGLGSDVSAITSKGVKDGDEYVLNGQKMWLTNGGTSTLVAVLCRSDEGHPEGTAPHKSMTTFLVEKESGFGEVRPGLTIPGKIDKMGYKGVDTTELIMDGLRIPANRVLGGVTGRGFYQMMDGVEVGRVNVAARGCGVAQRAFELGVSYAQQRHTFGKPIAQHQAIQFKLAEMATKVEAAHAMMVNAARKKDSGERNDLEAGMAKYLASEYCKEVVEDAFRIHGGYGFSKEYEIERLYREAPMLLIGEGTAEIQKMIIGRRLLEEYRFQG
- a CDS encoding MaoC family dehydratase; amino-acid sequence: MQFGRTYEEFTVGDVYKHWPGKTVTEYDDHLFCLLTMNHHPLHMDTNYAEKTTDFGKNVVVGNYVYSLLLGMSVPDVSGKAIANLEVESLKHIAPTFHGDTIYGETKVLDKTPSKSKSDRGIVYVETQGYKQDGTVVCVFRRKVMVPTETYIKERGGEQPGRPEPKTQEKK
- a CDS encoding HpcH/HpaI aldolase/citrate lyase family protein — encoded protein: MTTPVNRLRPRRSCLAVPGSNPRFLEKAQGLPADQVFLDLEDACAPLAKPEARHTIVKFLNEGDWTGKTRVVRVNDWTTEWTYRDVVTVVEGAGQNLDCIMLPKVQDAQQVVALDLLLTQIEKTMGFEVGKIGIEAQIENARGLNNVNAIAEASPRTETIIFGPADFMASINMKTLVVGEQPPGYGADAYHYILMKILMAARANDLQAIDGPYLQIRNVDGYREVAKRAAALGFDGKWVLHPGQVEASNEIFSPSQEDFDHAELILDAYDYCTSEAGGKKGSAMLGDEMIDEASRKMALVISGKGRAAGMQRTSKFEIPEA